The following proteins are co-located in the Betta splendens chromosome 9, fBetSpl5.4, whole genome shotgun sequence genome:
- the LOC114861288 gene encoding E3 ubiquitin-protein ligase KCMF1-like isoform X2 — translation MQCILTRVDFDLYYGGEAFSVEQPQAFTCPYCGRMGYTEISLQEHVAAEHTETSTEVICPICAALPGGDPNHVTDDFAAHLTLEHRAPRDLDESSGVRHVRRMFHPGRGLGGPRARRSNMHFTSSTTGGLSTSQSSSQSSNYSREAMDPIAELLSQLSGVRRSAGGPLSSGPSASQLQQLQMQLQLERQQAQAARQQLETARNTTRGGGRANAILNTNSSAANPNPSANHTTNPSPNSGPPESNTQHTAHSSQFLLSRLSEPRLSEAERQACEAQWADRSLFVTELLLSTLLPDEDASASSSEDEDDCHGSLRNFADFEAMGCVEVMTLDVALENLNLKETTPATKTPKATTKPAPTKKEPPAPPL, via the exons ATGCAGTGTATATTAACCCGGGTTGACTTTG ACCTGTACTATGGCGGAGAAGCGTTCTCAGTGGAGCAGCCTCAGGCCTTCACATGTCCCTACTGTGGGAGGATGGGCTACACGGAGATCTCCTTGCAGGAGCACGTGGCTGCAGAGCACACAGAAACCTCTACAGAAGTG ATCTGCCCCATATGTGCGGCTCTGCCAGGTGGTGACCCAAATCACGTGACGGACGACTTTGCTGCTCATCTCACACTTGAACACAGAGCACCCAGAGACTTG GATGAGTCCAGTGGGGTGCGACATGTGAGGAGGATGTTTCACCCTGGGCGAGGACTGGGGGGCCCACGAGCCCGTAGGTCTAACATGCActtcaccagcagcaccactgGGGGGCTCTCCACCAGTCAGAGCTCTTCGCAGAGCTCCAATTACAGCAGAGAGGCCATGGACCCTATAGCAG AGCTTCTGTCCCAGTTGTCAGGCGTTCGGCGTTCAGCGGGCGGCCCACTCAGCTCAGGCCCCTCGGCCTCGCAGCTCCAACAGCTTCAGATGCAACTCCAGCTGGAGCGCCAGCAGGCCCAGGCAGCACGTCAGCAGCTAGAGACGGCCCGGAATACCACCCGGGGCGGTGGCCGAGCCAACGCCATCCTCAATACAAATTCATCTGCCGCAAACCCAAACCCCAGCGCCAACCACACCACCAACCCCAGCCCAAACTCGGGTCCCCCCGAGTCCAACACACAGCACACTGCACACAGCTCCCAGTTTCTACTGAGCAG GCTGAGCGAACCGCGGCTGTCTGAGGCCGAGCGGCAGGCGTGCGAGGCCCAGTGGGCCGACCGGAGCCTATTTgtgacggagctgctgctgtccacGCTGCTGCCCGACGAGGACGCGTCGGCTTCCTCCtccgaggacgaggacgactgTCACGGCTCTTTGCGGAATTTCGCCGACTTCGAGGCCATGGGCTGTGTTGAGGTGATGACCTTGGACGTGGCACTGGAGAACCTCAACCTTAAGGAGACGACCCCGGCTACAAAGACGCCGAAAGCCACGACTAAACCGGCGCCGACGAAGAAAGAGCCTCCGGCGCCGCCCCTTTGA
- the LOC114861288 gene encoding E3 ubiquitin-protein ligase KCMF1-like isoform X1, whose product MSRHEGVSCDACLKGNFRGRRYKCLICYDYDLCASCYESGATTTRHTTEHPMQCILTRVDFDLYYGGEAFSVEQPQAFTCPYCGRMGYTEISLQEHVAAEHTETSTEVICPICAALPGGDPNHVTDDFAAHLTLEHRAPRDLDESSGVRHVRRMFHPGRGLGGPRARRSNMHFTSSTTGGLSTSQSSSQSSNYSREAMDPIAELLSQLSGVRRSAGGPLSSGPSASQLQQLQMQLQLERQQAQAARQQLETARNTTRGGGRANAILNTNSSAANPNPSANHTTNPSPNSGPPESNTQHTAHSSQFLLSRLSEPRLSEAERQACEAQWADRSLFVTELLLSTLLPDEDASASSSEDEDDCHGSLRNFADFEAMGCVEVMTLDVALENLNLKETTPATKTPKATTKPAPTKKEPPAPPL is encoded by the exons ATGTCCCGTCATGAAG GCGTGAGCTGTGATGCATGTTTAAAGGGCAACTTCAGAGGTCGGCGatacaaatgtttaatttgctACGACTACGATCTGTGTGCATCGTGCTACGAGAGCGGTGCCACCACAACCAGACACACCACAGAGCATCCAATGCAGTGTATATTAACCCGGGTTGACTTTG ACCTGTACTATGGCGGAGAAGCGTTCTCAGTGGAGCAGCCTCAGGCCTTCACATGTCCCTACTGTGGGAGGATGGGCTACACGGAGATCTCCTTGCAGGAGCACGTGGCTGCAGAGCACACAGAAACCTCTACAGAAGTG ATCTGCCCCATATGTGCGGCTCTGCCAGGTGGTGACCCAAATCACGTGACGGACGACTTTGCTGCTCATCTCACACTTGAACACAGAGCACCCAGAGACTTG GATGAGTCCAGTGGGGTGCGACATGTGAGGAGGATGTTTCACCCTGGGCGAGGACTGGGGGGCCCACGAGCCCGTAGGTCTAACATGCActtcaccagcagcaccactgGGGGGCTCTCCACCAGTCAGAGCTCTTCGCAGAGCTCCAATTACAGCAGAGAGGCCATGGACCCTATAGCAG AGCTTCTGTCCCAGTTGTCAGGCGTTCGGCGTTCAGCGGGCGGCCCACTCAGCTCAGGCCCCTCGGCCTCGCAGCTCCAACAGCTTCAGATGCAACTCCAGCTGGAGCGCCAGCAGGCCCAGGCAGCACGTCAGCAGCTAGAGACGGCCCGGAATACCACCCGGGGCGGTGGCCGAGCCAACGCCATCCTCAATACAAATTCATCTGCCGCAAACCCAAACCCCAGCGCCAACCACACCACCAACCCCAGCCCAAACTCGGGTCCCCCCGAGTCCAACACACAGCACACTGCACACAGCTCCCAGTTTCTACTGAGCAG GCTGAGCGAACCGCGGCTGTCTGAGGCCGAGCGGCAGGCGTGCGAGGCCCAGTGGGCCGACCGGAGCCTATTTgtgacggagctgctgctgtccacGCTGCTGCCCGACGAGGACGCGTCGGCTTCCTCCtccgaggacgaggacgactgTCACGGCTCTTTGCGGAATTTCGCCGACTTCGAGGCCATGGGCTGTGTTGAGGTGATGACCTTGGACGTGGCACTGGAGAACCTCAACCTTAAGGAGACGACCCCGGCTACAAAGACGCCGAAAGCCACGACTAAACCGGCGCCGACGAAGAAAGAGCCTCCGGCGCCGCCCCTTTGA
- the lipg gene encoding endothelial lipase produces the protein MNHKACLLWILLHSAAALFSSALGENAVLKDADSGMDELPTESNAPKGLVKYNMRKGLDLDQEGCYLQTGKKTCLEECSFNATAKTIFIIHGWTMSGMFESWMHKLVSAVMQREREANVIIVDWLVMAQQLYPDAVNHTRAIGHDIANMLNWLQDEQQLPLQNVHLIGYSLGAHVAGYAGTYVRGTIGRITGLDPAGPMFEGVEDEWRLSPDDADFVDVLHTYTREALGVSIGIQQPIGDIDIYPNGGDVQPGCAFGEVLAVASNFMEVMKCEHERAVHLFVDSLMNKDHMSFAYQCTGPDRFKKGICLSCRKNRCNNIGYNARKMRKRRNSKMYLKTRAVTPFGGYHYQMKMHVFNRKQSDNADPTFYVQLYGGHNDTSNIFVDVQRDSVGLNLTNTFLVFTEEDIGDLLKIRLSWEGDAESWHSFWKNVKNNLWSWNSTPSKPVLEVRRIRVKAGETQKKFTFCAEDSSKTEISPGESITFVKCRDGWEVKPRKRLPM, from the exons ATGAATCATAAAGCATGTTTACTATGGATTCTCCTACATTCTGCCGCTGCGCTCTTTTCGTCGGCTCTTGGGGAAAACGCAGTTCTCAAAG ATGCAGACAGTGGAATGGATGAACTGCCAACAGAGAGCAACGCTCCCAAAGGCTTGGTCAAGTACAACATGAGGAAGGGTTTAGATCTGGACCAAGAAGGCTGCTACCTGCAAACGGGCAAGAAGACGTGTCTGGAGGAGTGCAGCTTCAACGCTACAGCCAAGACCATCTTCATCATCCACGGCTGGACG atgAGCGGGATGTTCGAAAGCTGGATGCACAAGCTGGTTTCGGCCGTGATGCAGCGTGAACGTGAGGCGAACGTGATCATCGTGGACTGGCTGGTAATGGCTCAGCAGCTCTATCCCGACGCAGTGAACCACACTCGCGCCATCGGCCACGACATCGCCAACATGCTCAACTGGCTCCAG gacgagcagcagctgccgctCCAGAACGTGCACCTGATTGGCTACAGCCTGGGCGCTCACGTAGCGGGCTACGCCGGGACATACGTCCGAGGCACCATCGGCAGAATCACTG GCCTGGACCCGGCCGGACCCATGTTCGAAGGCGTCGAGGACGAGTGGCGCCTCTCCCCAGATGACGCCGACTTCGTCGACGTTCTGCACACGTACACGCGGGAAGCTCTGGGTGTGAGCATCGGGATTCAGCAGCCCATTGGAGACATCGACATCTACCCCAACGGCGGCGACGTGCAGCCCGGCTGTGCGTTCGGCGAGGTCCTGGCGGTCGCCAGCA ATTTCATGGAGGTGATGAAGTGCGAGCACGAGCGAGCTGTGCACCTGTTCGTGGACTCGCTGATGAACAAGGACCACATGAGCTTCGCCTACCAGTGCACGGGCCCCGACCGCTTCAAGAAGGGCATCTGCCTCAGCTGCCGCAAAAACCGCTGCAACAACATCGGCTACAACGCCAGGAAAATGCGCAAGAGGCGCAACAGCAAGATGTACCTGAAGACGCGAGCCGTCACTCCCTTTGGAG gttatCACTACCAGATGAAGATGCATGTGTTCAACAGGAAACAGTCAGACAATGCAGATCCCACCTTCTACGTCCAGTTGTATGGGGGCCATAATGATACATCAAACATATTTGTTGATGT CCAGCGGGACAGCGTTGGCCTGAACCTGACCAACACCTTCCTGGTGTTTACTGAGGAGGACATTGGGGACCTGCTGAAGATCCGTCTGAGTTGGGAGGGAGACGCTGAATCTTGGCACTCTTTCTGGAAAAACGTCAAAAATAACTTGTGGTCTTGGAACTCAACGCCTTCTAAACCTGTCCTCGAAGTTCGGCGAATTCGCGTGAAAGCTGGAGAAACGCAAAAGAA GTTTACGTTCTGTGCAGAGGACTCCTCAAAAACTGAAATCTCACCAGGGGAGTCCATAACTTTTGTCAAATGTCGTGACGGTTGGGAAGTAAAGCCAAGAAAACG GTTGCCCATGTAA